A stretch of the Rosa rugosa chromosome 5, drRosRugo1.1, whole genome shotgun sequence genome encodes the following:
- the LOC133708097 gene encoding peptidyl-prolyl cis-trans isomerase FKBP19, chloroplastic isoform X2, translating to MASISAIGSPQRPLTSSVGKSRTRVRRGPKSFLPPEAEKSSDSGGSNLIERRKLVFSSIGTVAAAFCNAFKDKLALASQFADMPAIRGKDYGKSKMSYPDYTETDSGLQYKDLRAGDGPKPKVGDTVVIDWDGYTIGYYGRIFEARNKTKGGSFEGDDKAFFKFRVGSQEVIPAFEEAIAGMSLGGVRRIIVPPELGYPDNDYNKSGPRPTTFSGQRALDFVLGNQGLIDKTLLFDIELIKIIPN from the exons ATGGCTTCAATCTCAGCCATTGGATCTCCTCAGCGGCCTCTAACCTCATCGGTCGGAAAATCTCGAACCCGTGTACGGCGCGGACCCAAATCTTTTCTTCCCCCGGAAGCCGAGAAATCTTCTGATTCAG GCGGAAGCAATCTTATCGAGCGAAGAAAACTTGTGTTTTCATCCATCGGAACTGTAGCTGCGGCTTTCTGTAATGCTTTTAAGGATAAACTCGCCCTGGCATCTCAGTTTGCAGACA TGCCAGCAATTAGAGGAAAGGACTACGGCAAGTCGAAGATGAGTTATCCGGACTACACCGAAACTGACTCGGGTCTTCAGTATAAG GACTTGCGAGCAGGAGATGGCCCCAAACCCAAGGTTGGGGATACAGTAGTG ATTGATTGGGATGGTTATACCATTGGATACTACGGTCGTATATTTGAAGctcgaaataaaacaaaaggtGGTTCATTTGAG GGTGATGACAAGGCTTTTTTCAAATTCAGAGTAGGATCTCAAGAG GTGATACCAGCTTTTGAGGAAGCTATTGCAGGCATGTCTCTTGGTGGCGTTAGAAG GATCATAGTGCCTCCAGAATTGGGATATCCGGACAATGACTACAACAAGAGTGGCCCAAGACCCACAACATTTTCG GGCCAACGAGCCTTGGATTTTGTGCTGGGGAACCAAGGGCTGATAGACAAGACTCTTCTGTTTGATATTGAGCTGATTAAGATCATACCAAACTGA
- the LOC133708096 gene encoding sterol 14-demethylase — protein sequence MDVDTKLLDGALPIVATLVLAVLIGVIIIRRRSGHRLPPTVKALPLIGGLLRFLKGPIVMIREEYPKLGSVFTLNLFHKKITFLIGPEVSAHFFKAPESDLSQQEVYQFNVPTFGPGVVFDVDYTVRQEQFRFFTEALRVNKLKGYVDQMVTEAEDYFSKWGDSGEVDLKYELEHLIILTASRCLLGREVRDKLFDDVSSLFHELDNGMLPISVIAPYLPIPAHRRRDQARKKLTAIFANIINSRRCAEVSENDMLQYFIESKYKNGRKTTDSEITGLLIAALFAGQHTSSITSTWTGAYLLQNKQYLSAVSEEQTRLMAKHGKKIDHDILSEMDTLYRSIKEALRLHPPLIMLLRHSHSDFSVQTRDGKEYDIPKGHIVATSPAFANRLPHIFKNPDSYDPDRFAVGREEDKAAGAFSYISFGGGRHGCLGEPFAYLQIKAIWSHLLRNFELELVSPFPETDWNAMVVGVKGKVMVRYKRRELSAN from the exons ATGGATGTGGATACCAAGCTTCTAGACGGGGCTCTGCCGATTGTGGCAACTCTGGTATTAGCTGTCCTAATCGGAGTGATTATAATCCGGCGCAGATCTGGACACCGGCTTCCTCCTACTGTGAAGGCCTTGCCTTTGATTGGGGGGTTGCTTCGGTTCTTGAAAGGCCCCATTGTGATGATTAGGGAGGAGTACCCAAAGCTTGGGAGTGTGTTCACATTGAATCTGTTTCACAAGAAGATTACGTTCTTGATTGGTCCTGAGGTTTCCGCGCACTTTTTCAAGGCGCCGGAGTCTGATCTTAGCCAGCAGGAGGTGTACCAGTTCAATGTGCCCACTTTCGGACCCGGAGTTGTGTTTGATGTGGATTATACGGTGAGGCAGGAGCAGTTCAGGTTCTTTACGGAGGCTCTGAGGGTGAATAAGCTCAAGGGATATGTGGATCAGATGGTTACAGAAGCAGAG GATTACTTTTCCAAGTGGGGAGACAGTGGAGAGGTGGACTTGAAGTATGAGCTGGAGCATCTGATTATCCTGACAGCCAGTAGATGCCTCTTGGGTCGTGAAGTTCGTGATAAACTCTTTGATGATGTTTCGTCTTTGTTCCATGAACTTGACAATGGCATGCTTCCCATTAGTGTCATTGCCCCATACCTGCCCATCCCAGCTCACCGCCGCCGTGACCAGGCACGCAAGAAGCTCACAGCAATCTTTGCAAACATCATAAACTCCCGCAGATGTGCTGAAGTGTCTGAGAATGACATGTTGCAATATTTCATCGAGTCTAAGTACAAAAACGGCCGAAAAACAACTGATTCTGAGATCACTGGCTTGCTCATTGCTGCTCTCTTTGCTGGGCAACATACAAGTTCAATCACTTCCACTTGGACTGGGGCTTATCTCCTCCAGAATAAGCAGTACCTATCTGCCGTGTCAGAGGAACAGACAAGGCTTATGGCTAAGCATGGGAAGAAGATTGACCATGATATATTGTCCGAGATGGATACACTGTATCGTTCCATCAAGGAAGCTCTGAGACTGCATCCTCCACTGATCATGTTGCTGCGACACTCGCATAGCGATTTCAGCGTACAAACTCGTGACGGGAAAGAATATGACATCCCGAAGGGCCACATAGTTGCCACATCACCAGCTTTTGCCAACCGACTTCCTCATATTTTCAAAAACCCAGACAGCTATGATCCTGATAGATTTGCTGTTGGAAGAGAGGAAGACAAGGCCGCAGGGGCCTTCTCATATATCTCATTTGGAGGTGGCAGGCATGGATGCCTCGGAGAGCCTTTTGCATACCTGCAGATAAAGGCTATATGGAGCCATTTGCTGAGGAACTTTGAACTGGAGCTGGTTTCACCTTTTCCAGAGACTGATTGGAATGCCATGGTTGTCGGTGTGAAAGGAAAGGTGATGGTGCGGTATAAGCGAAGGGAGCTTTCAGCTAATTAA
- the LOC133708098 gene encoding mediator-associated protein 2 — MEGYKPPADFEENAKDPLLDFNVNDSTELWLIQWPKNQNPDYDGKELSLQLHGDGKLASFEGASGKEYDLVSSSTQQSNATVFVSSASGTKIAGKISRRVSLVHFPEPSELKERQELQMAKFRKKNQISSSMALTHSSQKTPSRSTRTTTTATPTPIQSTFQRSSRPINGRASSPHSSEHKSSVSEAGEQSQLRNKRHASPGRSHSGVTSSGQGRSSTTTSSGERSSKKIKENHKR; from the exons ATGGAAGGCTACAAGCCTCCGGCAGATTTTGAAGAGAATGCTAAAGACCCACTGCTCGATTTCAACGTGAACGATTCTACTGAGCTTTGGCTCATTCAGTGGCCTAAAAATCAA AATCCAGATTATGATGGGAAAGAGCTGTCGCTTCAGCTTCATGGTGATGGAAAGTTGGCCAGTTTTGAAGGCGCATCTG GGAAAGAATATGACCTGGTCAGTTCCTCAACTCAACAGTCAAATGCTACAGTTTTTGTATCTTCTGCCTCGGGCACAAAAATTG CTGGAAAGATTTCACGGCGAGTTTCTCTGGTGCATTTCCCCGAGCCTAGTGAGCTTAAAGAACGTCAAGAGCTTCAAATGGCAAAATTCCGAAAAAAGAATCAGATATCGTCCTCAATGGCATTGACCCATTCTTCCCAGAAAACTCCTTCACGCAGTACGAGAACTACAACTACTGCAACTCCTACTCCTATTCAAAGTACGTTTCAGAGAAGTTCGCGACCAATAAATGGACGCGCATCCTCCCCTCATAGTAGTGAACATAAAAGTTCTGTTAGTGAAGCTGGGGAGCAATCACAGCTTCGGAACAAACGGCATGCTTCCCCAGGTCGAAGTCATAGTGGCGTTACTTCATCAGGACAAGGTCGTAGTTCTACTACTACTTCCTCAGGAGAAAGGTCATCAAAGAAAATCAAGGAAAACCATAAAAGATGA
- the LOC133711207 gene encoding auxin-responsive protein IAA31-like encodes MSASSRNTRTWPSVCTDLTLGRSISPSLLNTSKPREEALRSILPGKAENYHHQNSSLSVKVYMEGIPIGRKVNLFAHDGYDSLITSLSLMFKITILCPDQVYSEKNHVLTYEDQEGDWMLVGDVPWEIFLTSVKKLMITRADRCGSSWNTPREKVATKDRR; translated from the exons ATGTCTGCATCATCCAGAAACACTCGTACATGGCCAAGTGTGTGCACTGATCTCACACTTGGCCGGAGCATCTCACCTTCTCTCCTCAATACTTCAAAGCCAAG GGAAGAAGCATTGAGGAGCATACTTCCAGGGAAAGCAGAGAATTACCatcatcaaaattcttcttTATCTGTCAAGGTCTACATGGAGGGAATCCCAATTGGCAGAAAAGTGAATCTGTTTGCTCATGATGGTTATGATTCTTTGATCACATCTCTGAGCCTCATGTTCAAGATCACCATTCTAT GTCCTGATCAAGTTTATTCAGAGAAAAATCATGTGTTAACTTACGAAGATCAAGAAGGGGATTGGATGCTGGTTGGAGATGTGCCTTGGGA GATATTCTTGACTAGTGTGAAAAAACTGATGATCACTAGAGCAGACAGATGTGGAAGCAGCTGGAATACTCCGAGAGAGAAAGTGGCAACCAAGGACCGTCGTTAA
- the LOC133708097 gene encoding peptidyl-prolyl cis-trans isomerase FKBP19, chloroplastic isoform X1 has product MASISAIGSPQRPLTSSVGKSRTRVRRGPKSFLPPEAEKSSDSGAGGGSNLIERRKLVFSSIGTVAAAFCNAFKDKLALASQFADMPAIRGKDYGKSKMSYPDYTETDSGLQYKDLRAGDGPKPKVGDTVVIDWDGYTIGYYGRIFEARNKTKGGSFEGDDKAFFKFRVGSQEVIPAFEEAIAGMSLGGVRRIIVPPELGYPDNDYNKSGPRPTTFSGQRALDFVLGNQGLIDKTLLFDIELIKIIPN; this is encoded by the exons ATGGCTTCAATCTCAGCCATTGGATCTCCTCAGCGGCCTCTAACCTCATCGGTCGGAAAATCTCGAACCCGTGTACGGCGCGGACCCAAATCTTTTCTTCCCCCGGAAGCCGAGAAATCTTCTGATTCAGGTGCAGGCG GCGGAAGCAATCTTATCGAGCGAAGAAAACTTGTGTTTTCATCCATCGGAACTGTAGCTGCGGCTTTCTGTAATGCTTTTAAGGATAAACTCGCCCTGGCATCTCAGTTTGCAGACA TGCCAGCAATTAGAGGAAAGGACTACGGCAAGTCGAAGATGAGTTATCCGGACTACACCGAAACTGACTCGGGTCTTCAGTATAAG GACTTGCGAGCAGGAGATGGCCCCAAACCCAAGGTTGGGGATACAGTAGTG ATTGATTGGGATGGTTATACCATTGGATACTACGGTCGTATATTTGAAGctcgaaataaaacaaaaggtGGTTCATTTGAG GGTGATGACAAGGCTTTTTTCAAATTCAGAGTAGGATCTCAAGAG GTGATACCAGCTTTTGAGGAAGCTATTGCAGGCATGTCTCTTGGTGGCGTTAGAAG GATCATAGTGCCTCCAGAATTGGGATATCCGGACAATGACTACAACAAGAGTGGCCCAAGACCCACAACATTTTCG GGCCAACGAGCCTTGGATTTTGTGCTGGGGAACCAAGGGCTGATAGACAAGACTCTTCTGTTTGATATTGAGCTGATTAAGATCATACCAAACTGA